One genomic segment of Rhodospirillaceae bacterium includes these proteins:
- a CDS encoding alpha/beta hydrolase, translating to MKXLGTGLFIGSLIYVGLCLVLYLFQGRLVFHPSNSLVAXPXESGLVYEDVYLKSGDARIHAWYIPSDDAQLTILFCHGNAGNISHRMETLSLLNNMAANVLIFDYAGFGRSSGKPSEVQTYRDVEAAWRFLIEEKSAKPXQIVLFGRSLGGAIATWLAARESPGALILESTFTSIVAMGTKLYPIFPVNLLARVRYDSSKLIGKVTSPILIIHSRDXESIPFKHGLALYNIAKETKEFLEIRGAHNSGFLDSGTDYIIPLESFLRKVEGXMFRSFAA from the coding sequence ATGAAANTTTTAGGAACCGGCCTTTTCATTGGCAGTTTGATATACGTTGGATTGTGTCTAGTTCTTTACCTTTTTCAGGGACGATTGGTTTTTCATCCCTCTAACTCTTTGGTGGCANCACCTGNTGAATCGGGGCTTGTCTATGAGGATGTTTACCTAAAATCTGGGGATGCCCGCATCCACGCTTGGTACATTCCGAGTGATGACGCCCAGCTTACTATTCTCTTCTGTCACGGTAACGCCGGTAATATTTCCCATCGCATGGAAACGCTGTCGTTGCTCAACAACATGGCGGCAAATGTTTTAATTTTTGATTATGCGGGCTTTGGCCGTAGCAGCGGTAAGCCAAGCGAAGTCCAGACCTATCGCGACGTCGAGGCCGCCTGGAGATTCTTGATTGAAGAAAAGTCTGCAAAGCCCNAACAAATCGTATTGTTTGGACGCTCTTTAGGCGGCGCTATAGCAACNTGGCTNGCGGCAAGGGAGAGCCCTGGTGCGTTAATTCTCGAATCAACTTTTACCTCAATAGTTGCGATGGGTACTAAATTATACCCAATATTTCCTGTTAACCTACTTGCGCGAGTCCGATACGACTCCTCCAAATTAATTGGGAAGGTTACGAGCCCCATACTCATTATTCACAGTCGTGATGANGAAAGCATTCCTTTCAAGCATGGACTCGCTCTGTACAATATTGCAAAAGAAACAAAAGAATTTCTCGAGATTAGAGGGGCTCACAACAGTGGGTTTTTAGATTCGGGCACGGATTATATTATTCCCCTNGAATCTTTTCTCAGGAAAGTGGAAGGAGNTATGTTTCGATCGTTTGCAGCATAA
- a CDS encoding phytanoyl-CoA dioxygenase: protein MGDYFSDGEQKAYALPNRGPLKFTSDGNLDPDILAAYWRYGFYVLEGAVGAEEVKSLVKDFESAIARAPTHQGADXDAQGEPSIDHGFESVRFKFAKPLSDPMGATDSTGGRYPVKMTEFEAPSDGPEEVLLTIGGSMQIMESNLRLYGHPKLLRVAESINGPDFVPFKEAVWVKPAHYGAAVSWHQDGTTHWENPNLDAGTHGFNFMAQLYPTNPMNALWIIPESHDKGKMDIKKLIMENGGSDKLPGAVPLLCAAGDIAICSRQMLHCSFPNRSDQPRVTYVFGFHRRASVQGVEGWDAGDKQSFCYDDERIHRRSRVIQLAIDARQQCYPEEAPYLYRPMAAEAGSLRWSEETRETVLRNYNQLDLGI, encoded by the coding sequence ATGGGCGATTATTTCAGTGATGGAGAGCAAAAAGCCTACGCGTTGCCCAATCGTGGGCCTCTAAAATTTACCAGTGATGGAAATTTGGATCCCGATATTCTTGCTGCATATTGGCGCTATGGTTTTTATGTCCTAGAAGGTGCCGTTGGTGCCGAGGAAGTTAAAAGTCTAGTGAAAGATTTCGAAAGTGCGATAGCGCGGGCGCCCACCCATCAAGGTGCGGATNTTGATGCCCAGGGAGAACCTTCTATTGATCATGGGTTTGAGAGTGTTAGGTTCAAGTTTGCCAAGCCTTTAAGCGATCCAATGGGCGCTACAGACAGCACTGGGGGCCGCTATCCTGTCAAAATGACTGAATTTGAGGCACCTTCTGATGGGCCAGAGGAAGTGCTCCTGACTATTGGCGGAAGTATGCAGATTATGGAGTCCAACCTTAGACTATATGGACACCCGAAATTATTGCGGGTTGCTGAGTCGATCAACGGCCCCGATTTTGTGCCTTTTAAGGAAGCAGTTTGGGTTAAGCCTGCTCACTATGGCGCCGCGGTATCATGGCATCAGGATGGCACGACGCATTGGGAAAATCCTAACCTCGATGCCGGAACACACGGGTTTAACTTTATGGCACAGTTGTATCCCACCAATCCGATGAATGCGCTCTGGATAATTCCGGAGAGCCATGACAAAGGTAAAATGGATATAAAGAAGTTGATTATGGAAAACGGTGGGTCAGATAAGCTGCCCGGAGCTGTGCCTTTGTTGTGTGCCGCCGGTGATATTGCCATCTGTAGCCGACAAATGCTCCACTGCTCTTTTCCCAATAGGTCAGATCAGCCACGTGTGACCTATGTCTTTGGCTTCCACCGGCGTGCATCGGTCCAGGGGGTAGAGGGATGGGACGCTGGAGATAAACAGTCTTTTTGCTACGACGACGAACGTATTCATCGGCGCTCGCGGGTCATACAACTGGCAATTGACGCTCGGCAACAGTGTTACCCAGAAGAGGCTCCCTACCTATATCGGCCAATGGCTGCGGAGGCTGGTTCATTGCGTTGGTCTGAAGAAACTCGTGAGACAGTTCTCAGAAACTACAATCAACTGGATTTAGGGATTTAA